The following are from one region of the Chloracidobacterium sp. genome:
- the maf gene encoding septum formation protein Maf, whose protein sequence is MLNTNDLKVRLPKLVLASGSPRRSEILASVGWEFEKAVPDIDENVLEGESAELYVERLALAKAQVIADKMPDSIVLGSDTTVVVNGRIIGKPIDLADARKMIASLSGIWHEVLTGVAVVGPGKIRTGLQRTHVKFAVMSDEEIDFLTQIGDPLDKAGAYAVQAQAALFIEGIEGDYWNVVGLPINLVYRLVLER, encoded by the coding sequence ATGCTAAATACGAACGATTTGAAGGTCAGGCTGCCAAAATTGGTGCTTGCGTCTGGCAGCCCGCGTAGATCCGAGATACTCGCATCAGTTGGGTGGGAATTTGAAAAGGCAGTGCCCGATATCGATGAGAATGTGCTCGAGGGGGAATCGGCTGAACTTTATGTCGAACGACTGGCTCTAGCCAAGGCACAAGTAATTGCCGATAAGATGCCGGATTCCATCGTACTCGGCTCTGATACGACCGTCGTGGTCAACGGGAGGATCATCGGCAAACCGATCGATCTGGCCGATGCCCGTAAGATGATAGCGTCGCTTTCCGGAATATGGCACGAAGTTCTGACCGGCGTTGCGGTCGTTGGTCCGGGCAAGATAAGAACAGGGCTCCAAAGAACACACGTCAAGTTTGCGGTAATGTCCGACGAGGAGATCGACTTTCTCACCCAGATCGGCGATCCGTTAGACAAGGCCGGTGCGTATGCTGTGCAGGCACAGGCGGCACTTTTCATCGAAGGTATTGAGGGTGATTATTGGAATGTGGTAGGACTGCCGATCAACTTGGTCTATCGATTGGTGCTTGAAAGGTAA
- the panB gene encoding 3-methyl-2-oxobutanoate hydroxymethyltransferase — MAYLKPDKPEKVYVPALRAAKEKGEKLVCLTAYDYPTARIVDEAGVDMILVGDSMGNVIHGYGNTIPVTLDEILSATKAVKRGSNRALIIADMPYGSYHTGDNKAVRNALKLMKYGGAEAVKLEGGRNRIDLVKRLVDEEIPVMAHIGLTPQSVHKMGGYRVQAKTADAAKVLIEDAKLLEEAGAFAIVLELVPREVAEIVTDELSISTVGIGAGSSCDVQVLVLHDLIGFTFGRQPRFVRQYANVSQVITDAITKWMADVRGGSYPAEAESYAMPEDVDLSNL, encoded by the coding sequence ATGGCCTATCTCAAACCAGATAAACCCGAAAAGGTATATGTACCGGCTTTGCGGGCAGCAAAGGAGAAAGGGGAGAAACTAGTTTGTCTCACCGCCTACGATTACCCGACCGCGCGCATCGTCGACGAAGCGGGCGTCGATATGATCCTTGTCGGTGACAGTATGGGTAACGTGATCCATGGTTATGGCAATACGATCCCGGTGACTTTGGACGAAATACTCTCTGCGACGAAAGCGGTCAAGCGAGGCTCAAACCGTGCACTTATAATCGCCGACATGCCATACGGCAGCTATCATACTGGTGATAACAAGGCGGTACGAAATGCATTGAAATTGATGAAATACGGCGGAGCCGAGGCCGTAAAGCTCGAAGGAGGCCGCAATCGGATCGATCTCGTCAAACGTTTGGTAGACGAAGAGATACCGGTAATGGCTCACATCGGACTAACGCCGCAATCGGTCCACAAGATGGGCGGCTACCGCGTTCAGGCAAAAACGGCCGATGCCGCTAAGGTGTTGATCGAAGATGCGAAGCTGCTCGAAGAGGCCGGAGCATTTGCGATCGTGCTCGAGTTAGTTCCGCGCGAAGTTGCCGAGATCGTGACCGACGAACTTTCGATATCGACAGTCGGCATCGGTGCGGGCAGTTCATGTGATGTGCAGGTACTGGTCCTTCACGATCTGATCGGATTTACATTCGGACGTCAGCCGCGATTCGTCCGTCAATATGCCAATGTTAGTCAGGTGATCACCGATGCGATCACGAAATGGATGGCAGATGTACGCGGTGGCTCGTATCCGGCAGAAGCCGAATCGTACGCAATGCCCGAAGACGTTGACCTTTCGAATTTGTGA
- a CDS encoding TlpA family protein disulfide reductase: MKHIIISLVVYLSMVFAALTVSAQTSLTSLDGGKKDIEDQNGKVVVLAFGASWLPLSGKQAEYANSIAKKYAGKNVAVFFVMTDSNAPRSKNFASNEALLKFASANKVAVPVLRDPDGSSTFEKFGVDQVPSFVILDKNGRKVEVFGGIDPKWDITVPISRTIDRLL; the protein is encoded by the coding sequence ATGAAACACATTATTATTTCTCTTGTGGTATACCTTTCAATGGTTTTCGCTGCGCTTACTGTGAGTGCTCAAACATCATTGACCTCTCTGGACGGCGGAAAGAAGGACATTGAGGATCAAAATGGTAAGGTGGTCGTTCTTGCGTTTGGCGCTAGCTGGCTCCCGTTATCCGGAAAGCAGGCGGAATATGCTAATTCGATCGCAAAGAAATATGCAGGAAAGAACGTTGCCGTCTTCTTCGTGATGACCGATTCCAATGCGCCCAGATCAAAGAACTTTGCGAGCAACGAGGCGCTTTTGAAATTTGCGTCCGCAAATAAGGTAGCCGTACCCGTGCTTCGAGATCCGGATGGTAGTTCGACGTTCGAGAAGTTTGGTGTCGACCAGGTGCCCTCCTTCGTCATCCTGGACAAGAACGGACGCAAAGTAGAGGTATTTGGCGGGATCGACCCTAAGTGGGATATAACTGTGCCTATCTCAAGAACTATCGACAGGCTTTTGTAA
- a CDS encoding EAL domain-containing protein: MDKKDKLINLYFLLLLPLGLIALVCAILLAQHRDNTSALLTLSVGVVCFGLIVLRHFRYVGEIKVKAAKAETAERNRAEQAEIHVTELEHYVAELERSSQMLRESRERFRHAAYHDSLTGLANRIQFIEHLRSELEKTHANAEGKFAVLFLDLNRFKTVNDSLGHSVGDKLILDVAVRLAEAVGEKGMVSRFSGDEFAILIEDVVDPHESVRFAEYINDKIAVPYSLDGRQIFTTASIGIVFSHPRYTDAEDLLRDADIAMYYAKQTNTGHVIFDQIMHARAVCLLELETDLRLAVEKSEFELYYQPLVNLDNVELMGFEALVRWNHPSRGLITPGEFISIAETTGLIIPMTAQLLRMACTQVVDWQKRGLARPSMVVSVNLSAAYLDQPGIIDQLRTIVFETGIAPECLKLEITESAVMENAENAVKVLNRIKELGVRISIDDFGTGYSSLSYLHRFPIDMLKIDRSFVSSMEEGSENGEIVRTVIALAKALNLGVIAEGIESIHQFHQLRILGCDYGQGYLFSRPIPVAEVNKLLEDPHRWQNILPVNDFGVIARNLEYTQLRLQ; the protein is encoded by the coding sequence ATGGATAAGAAAGATAAGCTAATAAACCTGTATTTTCTGCTCCTGCTGCCATTGGGGCTGATCGCGCTTGTTTGTGCGATTCTTCTCGCACAACATCGCGACAACACCTCAGCGCTGTTGACTCTTTCTGTCGGCGTGGTCTGTTTCGGACTGATCGTACTTCGTCATTTTCGCTATGTCGGTGAGATAAAGGTAAAAGCCGCGAAGGCGGAGACTGCAGAACGCAATCGAGCAGAACAGGCTGAGATCCACGTAACCGAATTGGAACACTACGTAGCTGAACTCGAGCGGAGCAGCCAGATGCTTCGGGAGAGCCGCGAACGATTTCGTCATGCTGCATATCACGATTCACTCACCGGGCTCGCGAATCGCATCCAGTTCATCGAACATCTTAGATCCGAACTCGAAAAGACCCACGCCAACGCCGAAGGCAAGTTCGCCGTTCTCTTTCTGGATCTGAACCGGTTCAAAACGGTCAACGACAGTCTTGGCCATTCGGTCGGCGATAAACTCATTCTGGACGTTGCCGTCCGTCTTGCCGAGGCGGTTGGTGAAAAGGGAATGGTTAGCCGCTTTAGCGGCGATGAATTTGCGATCCTGATAGAGGATGTCGTGGACCCTCATGAATCCGTCCGATTTGCAGAATATATCAACGACAAGATCGCGGTTCCTTACAGCCTTGATGGAAGGCAGATCTTTACGACCGCAAGCATCGGAATCGTTTTCAGTCATCCACGGTACACCGATGCTGAGGATCTGCTCCGCGACGCTGATATTGCGATGTACTACGCCAAGCAGACTAATACTGGCCACGTAATATTTGACCAGATAATGCACGCACGTGCCGTCTGCCTTCTCGAACTTGAGACCGATCTCAGGCTCGCGGTCGAGAAAAGCGAATTCGAACTTTACTACCAGCCGCTCGTGAATCTCGATAATGTCGAGCTGATGGGATTCGAGGCTCTGGTGAGATGGAATCATCCAAGCCGCGGATTGATCACGCCGGGCGAATTCATTTCGATCGCCGAAACCACCGGACTGATAATTCCGATGACGGCGCAGCTGTTAAGAATGGCTTGCACCCAGGTCGTCGATTGGCAAAAACGAGGCTTGGCTCGTCCGTCAATGGTCGTGAGCGTAAATCTCTCTGCCGCCTATCTCGACCAGCCGGGAATCATCGATCAACTTCGTACGATCGTCTTTGAAACCGGGATTGCACCGGAGTGTCTCAAACTGGAGATCACTGAGAGCGCCGTCATGGAGAATGCCGAGAATGCTGTAAAGGTCCTGAATCGGATCAAGGAACTTGGCGTGAGGATCAGCATTGACGATTTTGGTACAGGGTATTCAAGCCTTAGCTACCTCCACCGCTTTCCGATTGACATGCTGAAGATCGACCGTTCGTTTGTTAGTTCGATGGAAGAGGGGTCGGAAAACGGCGAGATAGTCCGGACCGTGATCGCTCTTGCAAAAGCACTCAACTTAGGCGTTATTGCCGAAGGGATCGAGAGCATCCATCAGTTTCATCAGCTGCGAATTCTAGGCTGCGATTATGGGCAGGGCTACCTCTTCTCACGGCCCATACCTGTTGCCGAAGTGAACAAACTTCTCGAAGACCCGCACCGTTGGCAAAATATCTTGCCGGTGAACGATTTCGGCGTTATTGCTAGAAATCTTGAATACACCCAATTGCGGCTACAGTGA
- a CDS encoding DUF721 domain-containing protein, with protein MAELIKVLPDNEALRRSIVFAAWAKIAGADMKPHTTAHELRGTRLQVAVANETWRKQLSSLGPEYIRRLSALVGDGVVTYIEFLVIPESFAERKKRTVEIVSVLLDNEILTPDLLEASRSIRNEEFRKAFLLAAAGSLMYREKHGHP; from the coding sequence ATGGCTGAATTAATAAAGGTGCTTCCGGATAACGAAGCCCTTCGACGGTCGATCGTCTTTGCAGCGTGGGCCAAGATCGCCGGTGCCGACATGAAGCCACACACGACCGCTCACGAATTGCGTGGAACACGCTTACAGGTTGCGGTGGCAAACGAAACCTGGCGTAAACAGCTGAGTTCGCTGGGTCCGGAGTACATCCGACGGCTTTCGGCTCTTGTCGGTGACGGCGTGGTCACTTACATTGAGTTCTTGGTCATTCCGGAGTCGTTCGCAGAAAGAAAGAAACGAACCGTCGAAATAGTTTCCGTGCTTTTGGATAACGAGATTCTAACGCCCGATTTACTTGAAGCATCTCGTTCGATCCGCAACGAGGAGTTCAGAAAGGCATTCTTGCTGGCTGCTGCAGGCAGTCTGATGTATAGGGAAAAACATGGACATCCGTAA
- the gatA gene encoding Asp-tRNA(Asn)/Glu-tRNA(Gln) amidotransferase subunit GatA, whose amino-acid sequence MNRMIRTNIERTLDNAERLNESLNSFLSIEREQSLAAAGKLAMDEGQRPLFGYGIAIKDNICTKGLQTSCGSRILRGYRAHYDATAVERLHAAGAIVIGKTNMDEFAMGSSNENSAFGVVRNPWDVDRVPGGSSGGSAVAVASGVVRAALGSETGGSVRQPASLCGIIGLKPTYGRISRYGLVAFASSLDNIGIFGQTARDAAKILHVIAGRDERDSTSADVAVPDYESTIDSEIAGKTIGVPRSLFGDGLDPEVRSSVERAIENFVSLGASVVDVELPHASYGIAVYYIIATAEASSNLARYDGVRFGFRAEGAHELRAMYSRTREEGFGEEVKRRIMLGTYVLSSGYYDAYYSKAQRVRSLVKQDYMSAFEKCDVIITPTSPSTAFKIGERSSDPLAMYLSDVYTVSANLAGVPAISIPCGLSSNGLPIGAQLVGNFWSEDVLLNMASVYETAFPLGEKPDIFAE is encoded by the coding sequence ATGAACAGAATGATCCGAACCAACATCGAACGCACTCTTGACAACGCCGAGCGACTGAATGAGTCGCTTAACTCATTTCTTTCGATCGAGCGGGAGCAATCGCTCGCAGCGGCAGGCAAGCTTGCAATGGATGAGGGTCAAAGACCGCTTTTCGGATATGGAATCGCCATTAAGGACAACATCTGTACAAAAGGTCTCCAAACATCCTGCGGCTCTCGCATCCTTCGGGGTTACCGAGCTCATTACGACGCGACCGCGGTAGAAAGACTGCATGCGGCGGGTGCTATCGTTATCGGCAAAACGAACATGGATGAATTTGCAATGGGCTCGTCCAACGAAAATTCAGCGTTCGGTGTTGTCAGAAATCCATGGGACGTCGACCGTGTTCCAGGTGGCAGCTCGGGCGGTTCTGCTGTTGCAGTCGCCTCGGGTGTTGTACGCGCTGCTCTTGGTTCAGAAACCGGCGGTTCGGTACGTCAGCCAGCTTCACTCTGCGGTATTATCGGCCTAAAACCCACCTACGGCCGTATTTCGAGGTATGGCTTGGTCGCTTTTGCGTCGTCGCTCGATAATATCGGCATTTTCGGCCAGACCGCACGCGACGCCGCGAAGATACTCCACGTGATCGCCGGACGTGATGAACGCGATTCGACTTCAGCGGACGTTGCCGTCCCCGACTACGAATCCACGATCGACTCGGAAATTGCAGGGAAAACGATCGGTGTCCCGCGCTCGCTCTTCGGGGATGGTTTGGATCCCGAGGTCAGATCATCGGTCGAACGAGCGATCGAAAACTTCGTCTCGCTCGGCGCAAGCGTTGTCGACGTCGAACTTCCGCATGCCAGTTACGGTATCGCCGTTTATTACATCATAGCGACGGCCGAAGCTTCTTCTAATCTTGCCCGCTATGACGGCGTGCGTTTCGGATTTAGGGCCGAAGGTGCTCACGAACTTCGGGCAATGTATTCGAGAACCCGTGAAGAAGGCTTTGGGGAGGAAGTTAAACGGCGAATAATGCTTGGAACCTACGTTTTGTCCAGCGGTTATTATGACGCATATTATTCGAAGGCCCAGCGCGTCCGGTCCCTCGTTAAACAGGATTACATGTCGGCATTCGAGAAGTGTGATGTGATCATTACGCCTACGTCGCCGTCGACCGCCTTTAAGATCGGAGAACGATCGAGCGACCCCTTAGCAATGTATCTAAGCGATGTCTATACCGTCTCGGCGAACCTAGCCGGCGTTCCGGCGATCAGCATACCTTGTGGACTTTCATCAAACGGCTTGCCGATCGGGGCTCAGCTTGTTGGAAATTTTTGGAGCGAAGATGTTCTGCTCAATATGGCGTCGGTATATGAAACAGCATTTCCGCTGGGCGAAAAGCCGGACATCTTTGCCGAATAG
- the gatC gene encoding Asp-tRNA(Asn)/Glu-tRNA(Gln) amidotransferase subunit GatC: protein MDIRKIAKLAHLEISDAEVELYTPQMAEIVKYVEQLKELDTSNVEPMLGGLTLEGERTDTIRADVPLPSFDQTEALAEAPAGVSGHFQVPKVL from the coding sequence ATGGACATCCGTAAGATCGCTAAACTTGCGCACCTGGAGATTTCAGATGCCGAGGTCGAACTTTACACACCTCAAATGGCTGAAATCGTTAAGTATGTCGAGCAATTGAAAGAGTTGGACACCAGTAACGTTGAACCGATGCTTGGCGGTCTGACACTCGAAGGCGAGCGAACGGACACGATCCGAGCCGACGTTCCTTTGCCTTCATTCGATCAAACAGAGGCTCTTGCTGAAGCACCGGCGGGAGTCTCTGGACATTTTCAGGTCCCGAAGGTTCTATGA
- the folK gene encoding 2-amino-4-hydroxy-6-hydroxymethyldihydropteridine diphosphokinase has protein sequence MTAYVGLGSNVGDRAGNLVYAIRGLLEASFELIKLSGVYETEPIEIENAPPFLNMVAEIRATGVTPSQMMARMLRIEYLLGRKEKSLKKPRTIDLDLLFFGDHRIDTPFLTVPHPRAHIRNFVLVPMAEIAPYFVHPSLNKTIDCLLTESVDDSSVIRWSPVANSVDAILQNG, from the coding sequence ATAACAGCGTATGTGGGTCTGGGCTCGAACGTAGGCGACCGAGCGGGCAATTTGGTATACGCAATTCGTGGTTTGCTGGAAGCGAGCTTTGAACTGATCAAATTGTCCGGGGTCTATGAGACGGAACCAATTGAGATCGAAAACGCGCCGCCATTCCTCAATATGGTCGCCGAAATCCGAGCTACAGGTGTCACACCGTCTCAAATGATGGCGCGGATGCTAAGGATCGAGTACCTTTTGGGCCGAAAGGAGAAGTCACTAAAAAAACCAAGAACTATCGATCTTGACCTCTTGTTCTTTGGCGATCATCGAATCGATACGCCGTTCTTGACGGTCCCGCATCCCCGGGCTCATATTCGGAATTTCGTCCTTGTCCCGATGGCCGAGATCGCTCCTTATTTCGTACATCCATCACTGAACAAAACGATCGATTGCCTTTTAACTGAATCGGTTGATGATTCGTCCGTAATTCGATGGAGTCCCGTGGCAAATTCGGTCGATGCGATACTGCAGAACGGCTAG
- a CDS encoding pantoate--beta-alanine ligase, translating into MEIINRRQRMFSIARKLRREHKTVGFVPTMGALHEGHLSLVREARQISDVVIVSIFVNPTQFNDKVDLERYPRDLAADAALLADHGVDYIFAPEASELYPPDFSTYVYVEGLSESLEGASRPGHFRGVATIVTILLNTVRPDFAVFGQKDAQQLAIIRRLNRDLGFETEIAAVPTVREESGLAMSSRNRLLTEEERERASVIYRSLRDAKTAFKQGERIASKLVDLVNTTLSSESLANVEYVAAVDSESLEPIEKIDDREALIAVAVRFGSVRLIDNVVLNRRQ; encoded by the coding sequence ATGGAGATAATCAACCGCCGTCAACGAATGTTCTCGATCGCGCGAAAGCTCCGACGCGAGCATAAAACCGTTGGATTTGTGCCGACGATGGGTGCACTTCACGAAGGGCATCTTTCGCTGGTTCGGGAGGCAAGGCAGATTTCGGATGTGGTCATCGTATCGATCTTTGTTAATCCGACACAGTTCAACGATAAAGTTGACCTCGAACGCTACCCCCGCGACCTGGCAGCGGATGCCGCGCTGTTGGCCGACCACGGTGTCGATTATATTTTCGCCCCGGAGGCATCTGAACTATACCCTCCGGACTTCTCTACGTATGTTTATGTTGAGGGACTGTCTGAGAGTCTGGAAGGCGCATCTCGTCCAGGTCATTTCCGCGGTGTCGCTACCATCGTCACGATCTTATTGAACACGGTGAGACCAGACTTCGCGGTATTTGGTCAAAAGGATGCACAACAACTTGCCATTATTCGGCGTCTGAACCGAGATCTCGGATTCGAAACCGAGATCGCTGCGGTTCCGACCGTTCGCGAAGAATCAGGTCTTGCGATGTCGTCTCGCAACCGGCTCTTGACCGAGGAAGAACGCGAAAGAGCATCAGTGATCTATCGTTCGCTGCGGGACGCAAAAACCGCCTTCAAGCAAGGTGAACGAATTGCTTCAAAGCTCGTCGATTTGGTCAACACCACACTCTCTTCAGAATCTCTTGCAAATGTAGAATACGTCGCAGCCGTTGACTCAGAATCCCTGGAACCAATTGAAAAGATTGATGATAGAGAAGCCCTCATCGCCGTTGCGGTCCGTTTCGGGAGTGTGAGGTTGATCGACAACGTTGTCTTGAACCGAAGACAGTAG